The following proteins are co-located in the Pseudomonas synxantha genome:
- a CDS encoding flavin monoamine oxidase family protein — MSAIPSRSQGAARLLAQDVTALIPDFPFHYSRFLNQAVSDDRPLGRVSSSTSCRQVLIVGAGVAGAVAAYEAMRMGLHPVIVEASDRIGGRFYSHVTGDPQDPGNSVICEMGAMRFPVSGKALMHYFDKVGMSANSTDFPNPGAASTPSTVVDYQQQQVYYERDKLPDKYVEIERKLFDIFLEQQPINFREMEAAMSEESIDQAKIKTLWNAILDAGWDNLSFFAAMVEQAKWSREDIDLFGQIGFGTGGWNTDYPNSFLEVLRVLYTGLDTNHKLMYDGSSELPRRLLSRSPDTMGDSMDHWPAGTTVESLSAQVIPQMLNQEVRQIIRRSEDDQFDVWIYDHVQKTESRYVFPAVVYTPHKRILDKFRYMDGAGRFSQMNDLLSTKEWEAVMYTHYMQSAKVFAQTKRPFWTDVGTDHQHKMSVTLSDRITRGTYLLDYAASKGSYKGSGMFLSYAWNDDSLKFLGDRAAPLPSHVAVCSTLLDSVYAHHQLDLGAEFGMTDPFVEINWEEQPFFLSAFKMNLPGQYEYQRLLFSQFMNDVHSPSPDGFILAGDDVSFTGGWGEGAVTTALNAVNKLAVKFGGGTFINNPGPIDEWAALQPKAL; from the coding sequence ATGTCTGCTATTCCTTCTCGTTCTCAAGGTGCCGCGCGTTTGTTGGCCCAAGATGTCACAGCGCTTATCCCAGACTTCCCCTTTCATTACTCCCGTTTTCTCAATCAGGCCGTCAGCGACGACAGGCCATTGGGGCGGGTTTCCAGCAGTACGAGTTGCCGCCAGGTACTTATCGTGGGGGCGGGAGTAGCCGGCGCTGTGGCGGCTTATGAAGCCATGCGCATGGGGTTGCACCCCGTGATAGTGGAGGCCAGTGACCGTATTGGTGGGCGGTTCTATTCCCATGTGACAGGTGATCCGCAGGACCCCGGCAACAGCGTTATATGTGAAATGGGCGCCATGCGTTTTCCCGTTTCCGGCAAGGCGCTGATGCACTATTTCGACAAGGTTGGCATGTCAGCCAATTCGACTGACTTTCCCAACCCGGGCGCGGCTTCCACGCCCAGTACAGTGGTCGATTACCAGCAGCAACAGGTCTATTACGAACGCGATAAATTGCCCGATAAATATGTCGAAATCGAACGTAAATTGTTCGATATTTTCCTGGAACAACAGCCGATCAATTTCCGCGAGATGGAAGCGGCAATGTCCGAGGAAAGCATTGATCAGGCGAAGATCAAGACGCTGTGGAACGCCATTTTGGACGCAGGTTGGGACAACCTGAGCTTCTTTGCGGCCATGGTGGAGCAGGCAAAATGGAGTCGCGAGGATATCGACCTGTTCGGCCAGATCGGTTTTGGTACCGGGGGATGGAATACCGACTACCCGAACAGTTTTCTGGAGGTGCTGCGGGTGTTGTACACAGGCCTGGATACCAACCATAAGTTGATGTACGACGGCTCCAGTGAGCTGCCGCGCCGGTTGTTGTCACGTAGCCCGGACACGATGGGCGACAGCATGGACCACTGGCCGGCGGGAACTACTGTCGAGAGTCTGAGTGCTCAAGTCATTCCGCAGATGTTGAATCAAGAAGTGCGGCAAATCATACGGCGATCAGAGGACGATCAGTTCGACGTGTGGATTTATGATCATGTCCAGAAAACTGAGAGCCGATACGTCTTCCCCGCCGTGGTCTATACCCCCCACAAGCGGATACTGGACAAATTCCGTTACATGGATGGTGCCGGTCGCTTCAGTCAGATGAATGACCTTTTGTCGACTAAAGAATGGGAAGCGGTGATGTACACCCACTACATGCAGTCGGCCAAGGTATTTGCGCAAACCAAGCGACCTTTCTGGACCGATGTCGGAACGGATCACCAACACAAGATGAGTGTGACGTTGTCGGATCGAATTACCCGGGGCACCTATCTGCTGGACTACGCTGCGAGTAAAGGTTCGTACAAGGGCAGTGGGATGTTTTTGTCTTACGCCTGGAATGACGACAGCCTCAAGTTCCTGGGTGACCGTGCCGCGCCGTTGCCGTCCCATGTGGCGGTATGTTCAACCTTGCTGGACTCGGTGTATGCCCACCATCAGCTAGACCTTGGCGCAGAGTTCGGCATGACAGACCCATTTGTCGAAATCAATTGGGAAGAGCAGCCGTTTTTTCTAAGCGCCTTCAAAATGAACCTGCCAGGGCAGTACGAATACCAGCGCCTGTTGTTTTCCCAGTTTATGAACGATGTGCATAGCCCGAGTCCCGATGGGTTCATTCTTGCTGGGGATGATGTGTCCTTTACCGGTGGCTGGGGGGAAGGCGCGGTGACCACTGCCTTGAACGCGGTTAATAAACTGGCGGTGAAGTTCGGTGGAGGTACCTTTATCAATAACCCAGGCCCCATCGATGAATGGGCGGCGCTCCAGCCGAAGGCTTTGTAA
- a CDS encoding nitrilase-related carbon-nitrogen hydrolase yields MTSITVVCHQLAPRIGDLDYNRALSESAIRGASGAQVIVLPELMQSGYAFDNRGEAHAASETDDGPTLSLWRALASELDIIIVAGFCERLSAGRVANSLALIQPAGRLTVYRKAHLWDREKLIFTPGTEPPPVVETKIGRVAAMICYDLELPEWVRLAALAGADLLCAPVNWPDGPRPADERPGEIVRVQANAAVNRMFIAACDRYGEERGITWVGGSPIVDANGYPLAGAVSHQREQRLVAQLPLAEARDKFISEHNHVHQDRRPGLY; encoded by the coding sequence ATGACATCGATAACGGTCGTTTGCCATCAACTGGCCCCCCGTATTGGCGATCTTGATTACAACCGGGCGCTCAGCGAAAGCGCAATCCGTGGCGCAAGTGGGGCACAGGTCATCGTCCTGCCCGAACTGATGCAAAGTGGTTACGCCTTCGATAACCGAGGGGAAGCCCATGCGGCTTCCGAGACAGATGACGGCCCGACCCTGAGCCTATGGCGCGCCTTGGCCAGTGAACTGGATATCATCATCGTCGCCGGCTTCTGTGAGCGCCTGAGTGCTGGACGGGTCGCCAATAGCCTCGCGTTGATCCAACCCGCAGGCCGGCTGACGGTGTATCGCAAAGCCCACTTATGGGACCGGGAAAAGCTGATCTTCACGCCCGGCACCGAACCACCGCCGGTCGTCGAAACCAAGATCGGCCGGGTCGCCGCGATGATCTGCTACGACTTGGAACTGCCTGAGTGGGTGCGCCTGGCCGCCTTGGCCGGCGCCGACCTGCTGTGCGCCCCGGTGAACTGGCCGGACGGTCCACGCCCGGCCGACGAGCGACCGGGGGAGATTGTTCGCGTCCAGGCCAATGCTGCAGTCAATCGCATGTTCATTGCCGCCTGTGACCGCTACGGCGAGGAGCGCGGTATAACCTGGGTGGGCGGCTCGCCCATTGTCGATGCCAACGGTTACCCGTTGGCCGGCGCAGTCTCCCATCAGAGGGAACAGCGGCTAGTCGCTCAACTGCCTCTGGCCGAGGCCAGAGACAAGTTCATCAGCGAGCATAACCACGTTCACCAGGACCGTCGGCCGGGCTTGTACTGA
- the gbcB gene encoding glycine-betaine demethylase subunit GbcB, which produces MSSNFLNPVTTQTWANGRHIVRCVKVIQETWDVRTFCFMADQPILFFFKPGQFVTLELEIDGQPIMRSYTISSSPSVPYSFSVTIKRVPGGKVSNWLHDTLHEGQELAVHGPVGLFNAIDFPSPKVLYLSGGVGITPVMSMARWFYDTNANVDMTFVHSARSPKDIIYHRELEHMASRIDNFSLHLICEKHGLGEPWAGYRGYLNHKMLELMVPDFLEREVFCCGPTPYMSAVKRLLEAAGFDMARYHEESFGATPPEARADAVEQAEQAADAPEIDLADLHQVEFIASGKSIRVAPGETVHAAAAKLGLLIPKACGMGICGTCKVMKLGGEVEMEHNGGITEEDEAEGYILSCCSVPKGDVRIEF; this is translated from the coding sequence ATGTCTAGCAATTTCCTGAATCCGGTAACCACCCAGACCTGGGCCAATGGTCGACACATCGTCCGTTGCGTCAAAGTCATCCAGGAAACCTGGGACGTGCGCACCTTCTGCTTCATGGCTGACCAGCCGATCCTGTTCTTTTTCAAGCCCGGGCAATTCGTCACCCTGGAGCTGGAGATCGACGGCCAGCCGATCATGCGCTCGTACACGATTTCCAGTTCGCCCTCGGTGCCCTACAGCTTTTCGGTGACCATCAAGCGCGTACCGGGCGGCAAGGTCTCCAACTGGCTGCACGACACGCTGCATGAAGGGCAGGAGCTGGCGGTGCACGGCCCGGTGGGGCTGTTCAACGCCATCGACTTTCCCAGCCCGAAAGTGCTGTACCTCAGCGGCGGCGTCGGTATCACCCCAGTCATGTCCATGGCCCGTTGGTTCTACGACACCAACGCGAATGTCGACATGACCTTTGTTCACAGCGCCCGCTCGCCCAAGGACATCATCTACCACCGCGAGCTGGAGCACATGGCGTCGCGGATCGACAACTTCAGTCTGCATCTGATCTGCGAAAAGCATGGTCTGGGAGAGCCTTGGGCCGGGTACCGTGGTTACCTGAACCACAAGATGCTGGAACTGATGGTGCCGGACTTCCTCGAGCGCGAAGTGTTCTGCTGCGGCCCGACGCCCTACATGAGCGCGGTGAAGCGCCTGCTCGAAGCCGCTGGTTTCGATATGGCGCGCTATCACGAAGAGTCCTTTGGCGCGACCCCGCCGGAAGCGCGGGCCGATGCAGTGGAGCAAGCCGAGCAAGCGGCGGATGCACCGGAGATCGACTTGGCGGATCTTCACCAGGTGGAGTTCATTGCCTCCGGCAAGAGCATTCGTGTAGCACCGGGTGAAACGGTGCACGCCGCGGCCGCCAAGCTCGGCCTGCTGATTCCCAAGGCCTGTGGCATGGGCATCTGCGGGACATGCAAGGTGATGAAGCTGGGCGGCGAGGTGGAGATGGAGCACAACGGCGGGATCACCGAGGAAGACGAAGCTGAGGGCTATATCCTGTCGTGCTGCAGTGTGCCGAAGGGGGATGTGCGCATTGAATTTTGA